The Anaeromicrobium sediminis genome contains the following window.
AATATTTGTTACACATTATTTAGTTTTTAAAGCAAAAACTAATAAAACTATTTAGTGACTATAGCGAGGGAGATATACCTGTTCCCATACCGAACACAGAAGTTAAGCCCCTTTGCGCCAATGGTACTTGGTGGGTAACTGCCTGGGAGAGTAGGACGTTGCTGAATAGTTTTTTTGTTTTTGACTAATCTTTATAAAAGGATATTATAGTTAGAATATATCTTTAGTAATAAGTATATAATAAAATATACACTTGAATAGATTTACCTTCATGGTATATGCTTATTTAAAAGATAAGGGGGGAATGTCTCTATGGATATGAAACAACTTTTTGAAAAAGGAGTTTCCTTTATAGAGTTTGTAAATCAAGATAAAGATACTCATAAAGAAAAAACTTTAGAGATATACAATAATGCAGAGATACAAGACACTATCAAAGATATGATAAAATCCATAGATGAGAAGGTAAATATTCTAGTATTTGCTGAGATATGGTGTCCAGATTGTATGATAAATGTTCCTGCATTACAAAAAATTTCTGATGAAAATTCTAATTTCAATTTAAGTATTATACCACGAGAAGGAAATGAATCCTACTTAGAAGAATACAAGGTAGGAGGAAAAGCTAAAATTCCAACCTTTGTGTTTATGGATAAAGACTTTAATAAAATGGGAGCTTTTGTGGAGAAACCATTAGTTGTTAAGAATATAGAAGAAAACGGAACACAACCAGAAATAATAGTTACAAAGAGGAAATATAGAAAAGGCGAATATGTAGAAGAGACTATTAAGGAAATTATAAATATAATAAAAAAATAGATGGCCAATGAGCCATCTATTTTCAATTTTATACATAAATGTGAGTAAAGACAAAGTTCTTGTGGATACTTTCTAAAATATAAAAACTTATACACAACCATAAAGTCCTTTTATTTAATGGAATATTATAAAAAGTCAAGACAAAAATTTTGAAAGAAGCATTTTTCTATAAAAAATGGAGATTTATTTATGAAATCATAAGAAAACTTATTAATTATGAAAAAAATACACGTACAAACTTTTGACAAGGAAAAAACCATTTGTTACAATATATTGTGCATTTCAAAAAGGGTAAATACAAAATATAGTAACGGAGGATACGTATGATAAAGGTTGTTAAGAGAAATGGAAAGATTGTAGACTTTGACTCCATTAAAATAATAAATGCCATTGAAAGGGCTATGTACGAAACTAAAGATGGTGTGGATAACCACTTGAGTAAGAAGATAAGCATTCTTATAAAAGAAAAATTAGCTAATGAAAATGATGTGGTTCATGTGGAAATTATACAAGATGTGGTAGAAGATTTATTGATGGCTTCTGATAGAAGAGATGTGGCTAAAGCATATATTATATATAGAAATGAGCATAACAAAAGAAGGAAGAAGAG
Protein-coding sequences here:
- a CDS encoding thioredoxin family protein, producing the protein MDMKQLFEKGVSFIEFVNQDKDTHKEKTLEIYNNAEIQDTIKDMIKSIDEKVNILVFAEIWCPDCMINVPALQKISDENSNFNLSIIPREGNESYLEEYKVGGKAKIPTFVFMDKDFNKMGAFVEKPLVVKNIEENGTQPEIIVTKRKYRKGEYVEETIKEIINIIKK